The DNA sequence CTTGCGCGCGCCCGGCGACACGGCGGCGACCTCGCCCGCGGGCACGGCAACCGCGGCGGGCACCGGCGGCAGCGCGGGCGGTTCGGTCTCCGGGAGCGTCGCCGCGAGCACCGACTCCCCGGGCTCCGCGTCCGGCAGCAGCGCGACCAGCTCCCGCTCGACCTCGTCCATCGACGGCCGTTCGGCCGGTTCGGACGCGAGCATCCGCAGCAGCAGCGGGGTCAGCCTGCCCGCCTTCTCCGGCGGCTCGATCTCGCCGCTGGACGCCTTGTAGAGCAAGGCGATCGGGTTGTCGGCCGTACCGTACGGCGGCTTCCCTTCGACCGCCGCGTACAGCGTGGCGCCGAGGGAGAAGACGTCGGCGGCGAAGCTCGCGTCTTCGCCGCGGGCCACTTCCGGCGCGAGGTACGCGGGCGTGCCGGCGATCTCGCCGGTGGCCGTCAGCTTGACGTCACCGATCGCGCGGGAGATGCCGAAGTCGGTGATCTTCGCCGTGCCGTCCTCGGAGACCAGGATGTTGGCCGGCTTCACGTCGCGGTGCACGACCCCGACGCGGTGCGCGCCGGCCAGCGCGGAACTGATCTGCGCGCCGACGCGGATGGCGTCGTCGACCGTCGTCGGCTCCTCGCGGATCAGGACCGCGAAACTCTTCGACGGCAGGTATTCCATGATCAACCACGGCCGGTCCTCCTCTTCGAGGACGGCGAACACGGTGATCGCGTGGGAATGCTGCAGCCGGGCGGCGATCCGCGCCTCGCGCATCGCGCGGTTCTTCGCCTCTTCCGTGCGGTGCTCGTCATGGTCGTGGGGCAGCAGGAGTTCCTTGATCGCCACGGTGCGGTCGAGCTTCTCGTCCTGGGCCCGCCACACGGTGCCCATCGCGCCGCCGCCGATCGGCTCGAGCAGCCGGTACCGATCGCGGATCCGGCGACTTTCCACGAGCATCCACCATTCTCCGAAGTGGCCGAGAGATCCGGTCAGCATGCCAGCCGCGGCGGCCGACCGGTACCAACCTAACCGAAAACCTTGCACGGGCAGTGCAATCGCGCGCTGTGGCGCCGCCCACCCGGATACCCGCGAATACTAACGAACAACCCCGAACGCACGATCAAGTGCGTCCACGATCTCCTTGCGCAGCCCGGCGCCGACGGCGATCGTCGCCGCGGAACCGACCGTGTGCTCGCTGCCGTCGCGGTCGACGACGGCGCCGCCCGCCTCGCGCACGAGCAGCACGCCCGCCATGGTGTCCCAGGGGTTGTTGGACAGGATCAGTGCGGCGTCGAGCTTTCCGTCCGCCGTCCACGAGAGGTCGACCGCCGCGGTGCCGAGCATCCGGATCTTCTGCGCCCGCGCGCCGAGGTCGGTCAGCAACGACAGCCGCGCGCGGTTCTTCTCCTCGGCGAGTTCGCCGATCGCGAAGTCACCCACCGCGATCATGGCGTCGGACATGTCCGTCGCCGTCGACGCGCCGATCCGCTCCCCGTTGGCGAAGGCCCCTTCGCCGCGCGCGGCGGTGTACGTGACGCCGAGGTACGGCAGGGCGATCGCGGCGACCGTGCTGTGCTCGCCGTCCACCAGGGCCAGGGAAATCCCGCAGAGCGGAATCCCGCGGGCGAAGTTCGCGGTCCCGTCGATCGGGTCGAGGGCCCACCAGCGCTCGCCGCCGGCCCCGCTGCGGCCGCGCTCCTCGCCGAGGAACCCGATTTCCGGGGTTTCGGCGGCGAGGAACTCCCGCAGCGCGTCCTCGACGGCGGTGTCGACGTCGGTCACCAGGTCGCGATCGCCTTTCGCGGAAACGGAAAAGGTCGGGCGCGACCGGACGATCCCGGTCGCCTTCGCCACGGCTTCGCGCGCGACGGCCAGCAGTGCGGCATGCTCGGTCATGCCACCCAACATAGAGAACGGACGCGCTCATGACCGATCTGTTCCCGCTCGCGACCACCGCCGACGAGCAGGAGCGGCGGGCGTCGGTCGCGGTGCTGCCGATCGGCAGCTTCGAGCAGCACGGCGCGCACCTCCCCCTGGCCACCGACACGGTCATCGCGGCGACGCTGGCGAAAGCCGTCGCCGGTGCCTACCCCGTGCTCCACCTGCCGCCGATCACGATCTCGTGCTCGCACGAACACGCGGGGTGGGCCGGCACGGTGAGCGTTTCGGCCCGCACGCTGCACGCCGTCGTCACCGATGTCGCCGAGTCGCTCAAGGCGTCCGGCGTGGACCGGCTCGTGCTGGTCAACGGGCACGGCGGCAACTACGTACTGTCCAATGTGGTCCAGGAGGCGGGCGGCGCGATGGCGTTGTTCCCCGGCGTCGCCGACTGGCAGGCGGCGCACACCGCGGCCGGCCTGCGGACGTCGCTGGACGACGACATGCACGCCGGCGAGCTGGAGACGTCGATCCTGCTGCACGCGCACCCGCACCTGGTCCGGCCCGGCTACGAGGGCGCCGACCACGTCACCGACCGGGAGCACCTGCTGACGCGGGGCCTGCGGGCGTACACGGAGTCGGGGGTGGTCGGCCGTCCCTCGCTGGCGACCGCGGCGAAGGGGCACGTCCTGCTGGACACGCTGGTCCAGCGTTTCGCCGGTGTCTTGGACGCGTTAGGCGCCTGAGAAAGCCTGGTCCAGGTGCGGGAGCAAGTGGGCCATCCGCTCGGCCTTCGTGCGGAGGTAGCGCAGGCTCTCCGGGTTCGGCGGAACCAGCAACGGAACCTGCTCGCTGATCCGGATTCCGTAGCGCGTCAGCTGTTCGACCTTCTCCGGGTTGTTCGACAGCAGCCGCACCGACCGGACCCCCAGGTCCTGCAGGATGCCCGCCGCCGCGTGGTAGTCGCGGGCGTCGATCGGCAGGCCGAGCGCGACGTTCGCGTCGACCGTGTCGAGGCCTTCGTCCTGCAGCCGCATCGCCTTCAGCTTCGCGAGCAGGCCGATCCCGCGGCCCTCGTGGCCCTGGACGTAGACCAGCACGCCCGAGCCCTCCTCGACGATCCGATCCAGCGCCGCCGCCAGCTGGTCGCCGCACTCGCAGTGCGTCGAGCCGAAGACGTCGCCGGTCAGGCACTCGCTGTGCACGCGGGTCAGCGTGCCCAGCTCGCTGATCTCGCCGTACACCAGCGCGACCTGCTCGGTGCCGGCCCGGTCGAGGTAGCCGACCGCGCGGAACGTCCCGTGCCGGGTCGGCAGCCGGGTCTCGACGACCCGCTCGACCACGGCCCGGTGCGGCACGTCCCCGATGACGTCGCTTGCGGTCATCTTCTCCACCTCTCTAACCCCGCACTTTCACGTGAAAGTGCGGAGCTGGTCGTGCGGCACTTTCACGTGAAAGTGCCGTCCGGCGCACCCCGGCGACGCTCCGGACGAGCAGGACACCGGCGCCGGGCAGGCTCGCGACGAGCGTGAGCACGCCGTAGACGACAGCGACGGTGACACCTTGGGCGGCCCCGAGCCCGGCCGCGCCGAAGAGCAGGGCGCAGACGCCCTCGCGCGGGCCGAAGCCGCCGATGTTGAGCGGGAGACCCATCGCGAGCAGCGCGAGGACCATCAGCGGCACGAGCTGCCCGACCGGCGCGTCGACCCTGGCGACGCGGGCGGCGACGACGAACAGCGCCAGGTGCCCGGCCAGCGTCGCGGCCGACAGGAAGCCCACGCCGGGCCAGGTCTCGCGGGTGAACAGGCCGAGCCGCAGGTCGGCGAGGGTGACGGCGAAGCCGCGCCGGACCTTCGACGGGCTGTGGATCCAGCGCCCGCCGAACAGCCGGCCGGCCACGACCGCGGCGACGGCGGCCAGCACGACCACCACGCCGGTGACCACGACGACCTCGCGGAACGCGTCGGGCACGACGTCCGGCGACCCGAGCACGACGGCGACCGCGGACGCGATCAGCACGAACTGGCCCGCGGTGCGCTCCAGGACGACCGCACGCACGCCGCGCGGCACGTCGCCGGCGTCGCGGCCGTGCTGCACCGCGCGGTGGACGTCGCCGAGGACGCCCGCCGGCAGCACGCCGTTGAGGAACAGCGCGCGGTAGTAGTCGGCGACCGCGGTGGGCAGGGAAAGCCGCAGGCCGAGCCGGGTGGCGACGATCTGCCAGCGGCCCGCGCTGAACAGCGTCGTCGCGAAGCCGATGCCGAGCGCGGCGAGCACGCCGGGCATGCTGATCCGGCCGAGGCCGTCGAGGAAGGCGGCGCTGCCGAGTTGCCAGACGAGGACCGCGAAAATGCCGGCGGCGCCGAGGACGCGCGCCCAGGCCAGTGCGCGCTTCACGCCGCCGCCTCCAGGCTCGGCGGCAGGACCAGCAGGTCGCCGTGGTGGATCACCGCGTGCAGCTCGCCCGCCGCGGCCATTTCCCGCCGTCGCTGCAGGTAGACGTCGGTGACCGGGCGCAGCTCCGGCAGCTGCTCGACGGCGGCGCCGACCCAGCCTTCGAGCCACTGCCGCTGCAGTTCCGCCTGATCCGGCCCGAGCCGCCACGCGCTCTCCGCGCGGACGACCGTGGCGCCGAGCCTGCCGAACGCGGTCGCGGCGACGTCCACGGCGGTGGGGCCGAGCAGCCGCCGTCCCCCGGTGAGCCGCCGCTGGTGGGCGTTGAAGGCGGCGGAGATGGCGGGGTCGAGCGGGTCGGCGGGCGAGAGCTCCACCTTGCCGGTGACCGACAGCATCAGCAGCGCCGCGCAGCCCGCTTCGACGACGGCCGTGGCCAGCGTCGTGACCTCGTCCCTGGTCAGCAGGTCGAGCAGCGCGGACGCGGTGACCAGCGACGTCCCGGCGAGGTCGGCGGCGCGCAGCGCGGTGACGTCCCGCCGCTCGGCCTCCACCGCGACCGGGCTGCCGTCGAGCGCGGTGGCCGGCAGGCCGGTGCGGGCCCGGTCGAGCAGTTCGGCGTCGTTGTCGTGCAGGATCCAGCGCTGGGCGCCGGGCAGCCGGGCGGCCAGCCAGCGGCCGAGCGAGCCGGTGCCGCAGCCGAGGTCGCGGATGACGACCTCTTCGCCGGCCGCGAGGTGCTCGCGCAGCGCGTCGACGAGTTCGGGGGCGCGGGCCGCGGCGTCGGCGGGTTCCCGCAGGTAGAGCCAGTCCGGCGCGAACGCGGTCATGCCGCCGCCTCCTGCCGCTGCACGATGTCGGCGATCCGGCGGGCGGTGTCGTCCCAGCCGGTCAGGGTCTCGCGGCGCAGCTTCGCCGCGGCACGCAGCCGCGTCCGCAGCTCGGGCTCGGTGAGCCAGCGGCGGAGCGCGGCGCCGAGCGCTTGGACGTCGTCGCCGGGGACGAGCATCCCGGGCACCGAGCCGTCGGGCGCGACGCCCAGGGTGTCGGGCAGCGCGTCGACGTCGGTGGTCAGCACCGGCACGGCACGGGCGAGGGCTTCGGTGACGACCATGCCGTAGGTCTCGGCGCGCGAAGGCAGCACGAGCAGGTCGGCGGTGTGGTAGGTCGCGTCCAGCGCCGGGCCGGTCCGGGGGCCGGTGAGGGTGAAGCGGGCGCCGAGCCGGTGCTCGCGCAGCCGCTCGACGTACTTCGTCTCGCGCCGGATCCCGCCGACGCACTCGCACGTCCAGCGCAGGTCGGCGACGGTTTCCAGGGCCTGGGCGAGCACGCCCTGGCCCTTGCGCGGGGTCACGTTGGCGACGCAGACCAGCCGGGACACCCCGTCGGTGCCGATCGCGGGCGGCGCCGGGTCGACGCCCGGCGGCACGGCGTGCACGCGGTGCGGGGCCAGCCCGTGGTGGCCGATCAGCCGGCGCGCGGCCCACTCGCTGGTCGCGACGACCGAGCTCGCGGCCCGGAGCGTCTCGCGCTCCAGCGCGTCGAGCTCGGCGGCGAGCGCGGGCGGCAGGCCCGTCTCGTCGGCCAGCGGCAGGTGCACCAGCACCGAGAGCGAGAGGCGCCGGGCCTGCGGCACGACGACCTCGGGCACACCGCACGCGACCAGGCCGTCGAGCAGCACGGCGGACCCGGTGGGCAGCGCGGCGAGCAGGTGGCCGAGAACCGCGCGGGCCTCGGTGTCCGGTCGCGGCCAGGAACCGGCGACGGCGATCTCGTGCACGTCGAGCCCGGCGGCGGTGAGCCGGTCGCACATCCGGCGGTCGTAGGTGTTGCCCCCGCTGGGGACGGACGCGTCGTCGACGTCCCCGGGGAGGACCACGTACAACGCGGTCACAGCGCACGCTCGTAACTCGCCCAGGCGACGTGCGATTCCTTCAGTGAGACGGCGATGCCTTCGAGGCCGCGTGCGCCTTCGCCGAGGCGTCCGGCGTGCACGGCGTCGGCGAGGCGGTCGGCGATGACCTTCGCGAGGAACTCGGTCGAGGTGTTGACGCCCTTGAACTCCGGCTCGTCGTCGAGGTTGCGGTAGTTCAGGTCGCTCAGCACCACCTTGAGCTCTTCCGTGGCCTTGCCGATGTCGACGACGATGTTGTCCTCGTCGAGGTCGGCGCGGCGGAAGGTCGCATCCACCACGAAGGTCGCGCCGTGCAGGCGTTGCGCGGGACCGAAGACTTCCCCGCGGAAGCTGTGGGCGACCATCACGTGGTCACGGACGGTGATGCTGAACACCAAGACCTCCGATGCGTTCGGGTGGACGTGGTCACTGCGGCTGATACATGACACGGAGGCAGAGCGCGGAAAGTTCATTCCCGGCCAGTCGGGGTAGCACGGACGGCAGATCTTCAAACGCGCACTCGCCGCTGACCAGCGCTTCGAACGCCGGATCGGCCAGCAGCTCCAGCGCGACGGCCATCCGCTGGGCGTAGCTCCGGTCCGCTCGCCCGACCGTCCCGACCTGGCTGCCGCGGATCACCAGGCGCCGTGAGTGGAAGTGTTCGCCGAGCGGGACGCTCACCCGCCGATCGCCGTACCAGGACAGTTCGACGACTTCGCCTTCCGGCGCGAGCAGCTCCAGCGCGCGGGCCAGCCCGGCTTCGCTCGCGCTCGCGTGCACGACGAGGTCGCAGTCGCCGTGGGCGCGCTCGGGGGTCGAGAAGTCGACACCGAGCGTCTCGGCGACGTCGGCGCGCGACGGATCGACGTCGACGAGCTGCACCCGCGTGGCCGGGAACCCGCTGAGCAGTTTCGCGACGCTCGCGCCGACCATCCCGGCGCCGATCACGGCGATCCGGTCGCCGAGCCGCGGCCGCGCGTCCCAGACGGCGTTGACGGCGGTCTCGACAGTGCCGGCCAGGATCGCGCGACCGGGCGGGACGTTGTCCGGCACCGGCGTCACCGCGCTCGCGGGGACGACGTACGCGGTCTGGTGCGGGTAGAGGCAGAAGACGACCCGGCCTTCGAGGTGGGCCGGGCCGCGTTCGACGACGCCGACGTTGAGGTACCCGTACTTGACCGGGCCGGGGAAGCCGCCGTCCTGGAAGGGCGCGCGCATGACGTCGTGCTGGCTCGCCGGGACGCCACCGCGGAAGACGAGCGTTTCCGTGCCGCGGCTGACGCCGGAGCAGAGCGTGCGGACGAGGACTTCGTCCGGTCCCGGCTCGGGCAGCCGCTCCTCCCGCAACTCCCCGACACCGGGCTTTTGAACCCAGAAAGCCTGTTCCACGTGTTTCTCCTCAGCGGGCGACCGGAGGCTGGTGTCGCCACCCTATGAGCAATTCGCGGAGTCGACGATGATCAAACAGGACCTTCTCCTGCGCGCGGTGGTGCCGGCGTGGGTGCTCGCCGCGGGGGTCGTCGCGGGCCTGTCCCCCCTCGCCTGGGCCACCGGGCTCACGTTCGGGATCGCCCTCGTGCTGCTCACGGAATGGGGCCTGCGCCGCGCCGGCCGCGCCGCGTTCGGCCCGGCGGACTGGATCACGTTCGCCCGCGCGACGCTCGTCGGGTGCGCCGCGGAACTGATCGCCGACGGCGGTCTTTCCGCCGCCTGGCTGGTCGGGCTGACCGGCGTGGCGCTCCTGCTGGACGGCCTCGACGGCCAGGTGGCCCGCCGCACCGGCACGACGTCGGAGTTCGGCGCGCGGTTCGACATGGAGGTCGACGCCTTCCTGATCCTCCTGCTGTGCGTCCAGGTGTCCCGGGCGCTCGGGCTGTGGGTGCTGGCGATCGGCCTGATGCGGTACGTGTTCGTGGCGGCGTCGTGGACGATGCCGTGGCTGACCGCGCCGCTGTACCCGAGCATGGCGCGCAAGACGGTGGCCGCGGTGCAGGGCGTGGTGCTGGTGGTCGCGGTGTCCGGGCTGCTGCCGGTGCCGGTGGTGGTCGCGCTGGTCGCGGTCGCGCTGGGGTCGCTGGTGTGGTCGTTCGGCCGCGACGTCGTGTGGCTGGCCCGGCACCGGGTGGCCGCCGAACCGACCCGGATCGTCCAGTTCCCCCGGCCCTTCCACAGCCCGGCCTGGCGCGGCAACCAGGCGGCTTAGCCCGGCGATGCCCCCAATGTGGCGTTCGGTGCGTCCAGCGCACCCAATGTGGCGTTCGGTGCGTTGGACGCACCCAACGCCACATTGGGGCGCTTGGGACCGGCGGCTCAACCCGACTCGCGGGCGGCTCGGGCGCGGCGCTTGCCTTCGTGCATCGCCACCACTCGGGCGATCGGGATCGTGTGCCCCTCCGCCACCAAGTCCGCCGGCAGCACAAACGGCTCGGGCATCTCCGCCGTCCACGGATCACCGGCCGCGAGCAACTCCGGCGCCGTGTGCACCGTGAAGTCGGCGGGCTTGACGCCGTCGAGCTCGGCCCAGGCGACGGGGAACGACACCGGAGCGCCGGGACGGTGGCGGGGGCTGTAGACCGAAATGACCGTCGCGCCGCCCGCCCGCGTCGAATCGAGGAACACCTTGCCCTCCCGGCGCTCCCGCACGAACTCCGTGGTGCCGAGCGCCGGATCGATCCGCTCGGCCCGGGCCGCGACCGCCCGGGTCGCCGCCGCGATGTCCTCGGTCGATTGCCCCGGCGCGAGCGGCACGAAGACGTGCACGCCCTTGGACCCGCTGGTCTTCACGGCGCCATCCAGGCCGTCGTTGCGCAACGCTTCCCGAACCAGTTTCGCGGCCCCGACGGCCAGCGAGAACGGGCCGTCCTCGGGCGGGTCGAGGTCGAGGATCAGGTGCGTCGGGCCGTGCTCGGGCCCGCCGCGGTAGAGCGACGTGTGGTACTCGATCGCCCGCTGGTTGCCGAACCAGATCAGCGTGCGGAGGTCGTTGCACAGCGCGTAGGAGACGTCCCGCTTGGACGTCTCGGCCCACACCGACACCCGCTCGACCCAGTCCGGGGTGTACTTCGGCAGGTTCTTCTGCATGAACGGGCCCTGCCCGCGCAGCACCCGCAGCACCGTCAGCAGCCGGTCCCGCAGCTCCGGCAGCATCCGCTCGGACACGGCTTCGAGGTAGTCGAGCAGCTCCCGCTTGGTCACCCCCGCGTCCGGGAAGACCTCCTGGTCGAGACTGCTCAGCTTGACCCCGTGCCGAACCTCTTCGCCGCTCATCGGCCCACCTTCGCGCCTCGCGCGCGAGGCGGTCAACCTCAGAACGGCAGCTGCGAACGGAGCCGGTCGAGCCAGCGGTCGACGGTGTCCTCGGCCCGGTCGTAGTCGTTGGCCTTGCGAGCCGCGTCCGCGCGCTCCTGGACGTGCTGGCCGATCGTCGCCGCGTACTGCGGCAGCGCGTACACGTTCTGCCAGTACCCGGCGCGCATCTCGACCGTGGACACCTTCTCGTAGCCCGCCGTCGCCTTGGCGAAGTCGAAGCCGTAGCGCGTCCCCGACGGCTCCGGGCCGTTCGCGGTCACCACGATGACCGTCGGCCGCGCCTTCATGACGACCTCGGTCGGGTCGGCGCCGCGGGCGATGGCCGCGTCGTTGAGCCCGATGTAGTCGATCGAGTTCCAGCCGCTGTAGTACGGGATCGCGCCCGCGTCGGTGACGGCGAGGCTGCGGGCGGCCGGCGGGACGTCGGCCTCGGCCAGGCCCTTGCCGATCGCGATGTGCGCGCGCTGCAGGTCCGGGCCGTAGTTGGCGATCACGCCGAGGTCGGGCGCGGTCGCGCCGCCGACGGCCGACCAGCCGACCGCCACCAGCCCGAGCAGCGCGCCCACGAGACGCGGCTTCAGCGTCCCGGCTGCGAGCCCGGCGCCCAGGCAGAGGACGGGGATCGCGTGGTCGGCGAAGCGGTCGAGGTAGTCCATGGTCGGGCCGGACACCGCGTACGTCACGTAGGTGACGGCCACGGTGACCACCAGCAGCACGCCCATCGCGCGCGTCGCCCGGCGGATCACCAGCGACAGCGTGAGCAGCAGGAGCGGGAGCAGCAGGAACGCCGTGTGCTTGGTCCACAGCCAGCCGGAGTCGAGGTGGCCGAACTTGACGTAGAAGGTGTTCGGCAGCAGCTGGCCGTAGAACCGCCAGCGCCAGACGAAGTAGCCCGCGCCGACGACGACCGCGGCGAGCGTCCACCAGCGCGCCGGCGCGCGGCCGCGTTCCTTCCAGAACCACAGCGCGACGACCGGCAGCGCGGCCAGCACGCCCTCGGGCCGCAGCATGCCGAGCAGGAGCAGCAGCACCGGCGGTTCCCACGTCCGGACGCGCTCGTTCGCCAGCACGCGCAGGCCGAGCACGACGATCCGCAGCAGCACGGCGGCGAACGCGGCCGTCTCGAGGCCCGCGGTGATGTGGAAGTAGGTCGGCAGGAAGACGACGTACGCGCCCGCGCCGACCAGGACGCCGGTGAGCCCGGCGCGGCGGTGGCCTTCGCGGATCAGCAGGTAGAGCGTCGCCAGGCCGAGGACCAGCGACGTCAGCTTGGTGAACAGCGGCAGCGCCGGCCCGAGCCACGCGCCCAGCCCCGACCAGACGACCCAGGCGAAGTTCGTGAAGCCTTCGACGCGCGGGCCGTCGACGTTCCACACCGGCCCGTGCCCGGCGGCGAGGTTCGCCGAGTAGCGGAAGCTGATGAACGCGTCGTCGATCGTGAAGAACCAGGCCGCCCAGGCGCCGGCCAGGAACACCGCGAGCAGGACGAGCGAGACCACGATCAGCGGCGCGCGGCGGGCAGGCCGGGTGGGCGCGGTCTCTTCGGCCTGGACGTCAGCCTCGATCGCCGTCATGGAATCCCCTCGGGTGGCTTTGCCGACCCGACACTGTAGCCGGGGCGGCTCAGACCAGCGGACGCCCGGTGCGCAGGCGCAGGCGCAGGTCCCACAGGAAGAGGTTGAACGGGAACCGACGCACCGGCGCGGGCAGCACCCGCACGACCCGGCCGACCGCGCGGAGCAGCGCGTCGAACCGCCGCTGGTCGGCGCCAGTCCACGGCAGCCGCATCTCGTCGCGGAAGCGCTGCGGGAGGAACCCCGTGGTGACGAAGCGGTGGAACCGCCGCCCCGGCGCGGCCACGACCGGGTGCAGGAACCGCAGGTCGACGATGTCGGTGAGGTAGCGGCGGACGGTGTCGTCGATGCCGACCTCGGCCAGCCCGGCCGCCCAGTACGCCTCGAAGGCCTCGCGATCCGCGGGCCACATCTCGTCGCGCACCTGCAACGTCGTGCCGAGCGAAGCGGCTTCGCGGTAGAAGCGCGCCGGCTCGCCGCCGACGAACGCGAGGTAGACGTCTTCGAACCCCTTGTACAGGCAGGCCGCGACCCACAGCTGGAGATCGGTGTCGAAGGCGTTGTAGGCGACCGGGCTCTCGGGGGTCGAGTGGACCTGTGCGTGGGCCTCGTTGACACCGCGGCGGTAGGCCGCGCGCTCGGCGTC is a window from the Amycolatopsis sp. cg9 genome containing:
- a CDS encoding protein kinase; protein product: MLVESRRIRDRYRLLEPIGGGAMGTVWRAQDEKLDRTVAIKELLLPHDHDEHRTEEAKNRAMREARIAARLQHSHAITVFAVLEEEDRPWLIMEYLPSKSFAVLIREEPTTVDDAIRVGAQISSALAGAHRVGVVHRDVKPANILVSEDGTAKITDFGISRAIGDVKLTATGEIAGTPAYLAPEVARGEDASFAADVFSLGATLYAAVEGKPPYGTADNPIALLYKASSGEIEPPEKAGRLTPLLLRMLASEPAERPSMDEVERELVALLPDAEPGESVLAATLPETEPPALPPVPAAVAVPAGEVAAVSPGARKGLIAVGAGAALLCVAVVVAILLVVRQKPPADNAAPPASAPPSTSASVTPSGSPSPAPSSASETPTTSAPPTSPPVSSVASTKTAADALSAYYALLPNNTAEAWNLLTDRFKASRKQTLATYQNFWRQYKSVKADSVREIGPGRVTAHVLYDGGKGETDTFTLVQEGGVWKIDAQS
- a CDS encoding inositol monophosphatase, with product MTEHAALLAVAREAVAKATGIVRSRPTFSVSAKGDRDLVTDVDTAVEDALREFLAAETPEIGFLGEERGRSGAGGERWWALDPIDGTANFARGIPLCGISLALVDGEHSTVAAIALPYLGVTYTAARGEGAFANGERIGASTATDMSDAMIAVGDFAIGELAEEKNRARLSLLTDLGARAQKIRMLGTAAVDLSWTADGKLDAALILSNNPWDTMAGVLLVREAGGAVVDRDGSEHTVGSAATIAVGAGLRKEIVDALDRAFGVVR
- a CDS encoding creatininase family protein — its product is MTDLFPLATTADEQERRASVAVLPIGSFEQHGAHLPLATDTVIAATLAKAVAGAYPVLHLPPITISCSHEHAGWAGTVSVSARTLHAVVTDVAESLKASGVDRLVLVNGHGGNYVLSNVVQEAGGAMALFPGVADWQAAHTAAGLRTSLDDDMHAGELETSILLHAHPHLVRPGYEGADHVTDREHLLTRGLRAYTESGVVGRPSLATAAKGHVLLDTLVQRFAGVLDALGA
- the ribA gene encoding GTP cyclohydrolase II, whose translation is MTASDVIGDVPHRAVVERVVETRLPTRHGTFRAVGYLDRAGTEQVALVYGEISELGTLTRVHSECLTGDVFGSTHCECGDQLAAALDRIVEEGSGVLVYVQGHEGRGIGLLAKLKAMRLQDEGLDTVDANVALGLPIDARDYHAAAGILQDLGVRSVRLLSNNPEKVEQLTRYGIRISEQVPLLVPPNPESLRYLRTKAERMAHLLPHLDQAFSGA
- a CDS encoding YbhN family protein produces the protein MKRALAWARVLGAAGIFAVLVWQLGSAAFLDGLGRISMPGVLAALGIGFATTLFSAGRWQIVATRLGLRLSLPTAVADYYRALFLNGVLPAGVLGDVHRAVQHGRDAGDVPRGVRAVVLERTAGQFVLIASAVAVVLGSPDVVPDAFREVVVVTGVVVVLAAVAAVVAGRLFGGRWIHSPSKVRRGFAVTLADLRLGLFTRETWPGVGFLSAATLAGHLALFVVAARVARVDAPVGQLVPLMVLALLAMGLPLNIGGFGPREGVCALLFGAAGLGAAQGVTVAVVYGVLTLVASLPGAGVLLVRSVAGVRRTALSRESAARPAPHFHVKVRG
- a CDS encoding methyltransferase domain-containing protein; amino-acid sequence: MTAFAPDWLYLREPADAAARAPELVDALREHLAAGEEVVIRDLGCGTGSLGRWLAARLPGAQRWILHDNDAELLDRARTGLPATALDGSPVAVEAERRDVTALRAADLAGTSLVTASALLDLLTRDEVTTLATAVVEAGCAALLMLSVTGKVELSPADPLDPAISAAFNAHQRRLTGGRRLLGPTAVDVAATAFGRLGATVVRAESAWRLGPDQAELQRQWLEGWVGAAVEQLPELRPVTDVYLQRRREMAAAGELHAVIHHGDLLVLPPSLEAAA
- a CDS encoding glycosyltransferase family 4 protein, which gives rise to MTALYVVLPGDVDDASVPSGGNTYDRRMCDRLTAAGLDVHEIAVAGSWPRPDTEARAVLGHLLAALPTGSAVLLDGLVACGVPEVVVPQARRLSLSVLVHLPLADETGLPPALAAELDALERETLRAASSVVATSEWAARRLIGHHGLAPHRVHAVPPGVDPAPPAIGTDGVSRLVCVANVTPRKGQGVLAQALETVADLRWTCECVGGIRRETKYVERLREHRLGARFTLTGPRTGPALDATYHTADLLVLPSRAETYGMVVTEALARAVPVLTTDVDALPDTLGVAPDGSVPGMLVPGDDVQALGAALRRWLTEPELRTRLRAAAKLRRETLTGWDDTARRIADIVQRQEAAA
- a CDS encoding 6-pyruvoyl tetrahydropterin synthase family protein, whose product is MFSITVRDHVMVAHSFRGEVFGPAQRLHGATFVVDATFRRADLDEDNIVVDIGKATEELKVVLSDLNYRNLDDEPEFKGVNTSTEFLAKVIADRLADAVHAGRLGEGARGLEGIAVSLKESHVAWASYERAL
- a CDS encoding zinc-binding alcohol dehydrogenase; translation: MEQAFWVQKPGVGELREERLPEPGPDEVLVRTLCSGVSRGTETLVFRGGVPASQHDVMRAPFQDGGFPGPVKYGYLNVGVVERGPAHLEGRVVFCLYPHQTAYVVPASAVTPVPDNVPPGRAILAGTVETAVNAVWDARPRLGDRIAVIGAGMVGASVAKLLSGFPATRVQLVDVDPSRADVAETLGVDFSTPERAHGDCDLVVHASASEAGLARALELLAPEGEVVELSWYGDRRVSVPLGEHFHSRRLVIRGSQVGTVGRADRSYAQRMAVALELLADPAFEALVSGECAFEDLPSVLPRLAGNELSALCLRVMYQPQ
- a CDS encoding CDP-alcohol phosphatidyltransferase family protein — encoded protein: MIKQDLLLRAVVPAWVLAAGVVAGLSPLAWATGLTFGIALVLLTEWGLRRAGRAAFGPADWITFARATLVGCAAELIADGGLSAAWLVGLTGVALLLDGLDGQVARRTGTTSEFGARFDMEVDAFLILLLCVQVSRALGLWVLAIGLMRYVFVAASWTMPWLTAPLYPSMARKTVAAVQGVVLVVAVSGLLPVPVVVALVAVALGSLVWSFGRDVVWLARHRVAAEPTRIVQFPRPFHSPAWRGNQAA
- the ligD gene encoding non-homologous end-joining DNA ligase, which encodes MSGEEVRHGVKLSSLDQEVFPDAGVTKRELLDYLEAVSERMLPELRDRLLTVLRVLRGQGPFMQKNLPKYTPDWVERVSVWAETSKRDVSYALCNDLRTLIWFGNQRAIEYHTSLYRGGPEHGPTHLILDLDPPEDGPFSLAVGAAKLVREALRNDGLDGAVKTSGSKGVHVFVPLAPGQSTEDIAAATRAVAARAERIDPALGTTEFVRERREGKVFLDSTRAGGATVISVYSPRHRPGAPVSFPVAWAELDGVKPADFTVHTAPELLAAGDPWTAEMPEPFVLPADLVAEGHTIPIARVVAMHEGKRRARAARESG
- a CDS encoding oxygenase MpaB family protein; this translates as MAETALRDAVVGAGLLAGSANVIMQLARAPVGYGVLESRVDSGNLFRHPAKRTRTTLTYLAVATMGTDAERAAYRRGVNEAHAQVHSTPESPVAYNAFDTDLQLWVAACLYKGFEDVYLAFVGGEPARFYREAASLGTTLQVRDEMWPADREAFEAYWAAGLAEVGIDDTVRRYLTDIVDLRFLHPVVAAPGRRFHRFVTTGFLPQRFRDEMRLPWTGADQRRFDALLRAVGRVVRVLPAPVRRFPFNLFLWDLRLRLRTGRPLV